The Achromobacter deleyi genome has a window encoding:
- a CDS encoding ArsR/SmtB family transcription factor codes for MNAPLTDCEVAVLRESASQACALLKALANEDRLLLLCQLVQNERNVGELESLTGIRQPTLSQQLGVLRDEGLVATRRDGKYVYYQMASFEVSQVMKTLSNLYCGRAMESLK; via the coding sequence ATGAACGCTCCTCTTACCGACTGCGAGGTCGCCGTCCTGCGTGAATCCGCCTCCCAGGCGTGCGCGCTGCTGAAGGCGCTGGCCAACGAAGACCGCTTGCTGCTGCTGTGCCAGCTGGTCCAGAATGAACGCAACGTGGGCGAGCTGGAATCGCTGACCGGCATCCGCCAGCCAACCTTGTCGCAGCAGCTGGGCGTACTGCGCGACGAAGGACTGGTCGCGACGCGGCGCGACGGCAAATACGTCTATTACCAGATGGCCAGTTTCGAGGTCAGCCAGGTGATGAAAACCCTATCGAATTTGTACTGCGGACGGGCCATGGAGTCACTCAAGTGA
- a CDS encoding YeeE/YedE family protein has protein sequence MNVDWSAFTPGAGTAGGLLIGAAAALLMLGAGRIAGISGILGGLLSPERGGGWRLAFLLGLCAAPWLYRMFSALPDITVDAGTPRLIVAGLLVGIGTRYASGCTSGHGVCGLSRGSRRSLAATAIFMAAGFATVYVLRHVMGD, from the coding sequence GTGAACGTGGACTGGTCCGCCTTCACGCCGGGCGCCGGTACGGCGGGCGGCCTGCTGATCGGCGCCGCGGCCGCGCTGCTGATGCTGGGCGCGGGGCGCATCGCGGGCATCAGCGGCATCCTGGGCGGCCTGCTGTCGCCCGAGCGCGGCGGAGGCTGGAGGCTGGCCTTCCTGCTGGGACTGTGCGCGGCGCCCTGGCTGTACCGGATGTTCTCCGCGCTGCCCGACATCACCGTGGACGCCGGCACGCCAAGGCTCATCGTGGCGGGCCTGCTGGTCGGCATCGGCACCCGCTACGCGTCGGGATGCACCAGCGGCCATGGCGTCTGCGGTCTGTCGCGAGGGTCGCGCCGGTCGCTGGCGGCCACGGCGATCTTCATGGCGGCGGGTTTTGCCACGGTCTACGTATTGCGCCACGTGATGGGAGACTGA
- a CDS encoding DUF6691 family protein, with product MTGLFAFAAGLVFGLGLIISGLADPARVLGFLDLAGLWNPTLAFVMAGAVLAASAGFAVLRRRRLSLSGEPMHWPDATRVDWRLAGGSLAFGVGWGLAGFCPGPSLVAAAAGIPQALIFVAAMIAGMAIFSVLQRPKRS from the coding sequence ATGACCGGCCTTTTCGCTTTCGCCGCGGGCCTGGTGTTCGGACTCGGCCTGATCATCTCGGGCCTGGCCGATCCCGCCCGGGTGCTGGGCTTTCTGGATCTGGCGGGCCTCTGGAACCCGACGCTGGCTTTTGTGATGGCCGGCGCGGTCCTGGCGGCCAGCGCGGGCTTCGCGGTCCTGCGGCGCCGCCGTCTCAGCCTGTCCGGCGAACCCATGCATTGGCCGGACGCCACCCGTGTGGACTGGCGGCTGGCCGGCGGCAGCCTGGCGTTCGGCGTGGGCTGGGGCCTGGCGGGCTTCTGTCCCGGCCCGTCGCTGGTTGCCGCCGCGGCGGGAATTCCGCAGGCCCTGATCTTCGTGGCCGCGATGATCGCCGGGATGGCGATCTTCTCCGTCCTGCAGCGTCCGAAGCGCTCCTGA
- a CDS encoding phenylacetate--CoA ligase family protein encodes MSEFFDVLETRAPEQRERELMAALPGAIARAIARAPAIAEQLRGIDPAAITSREALARLPVLRKHELLERQQLSRDDAAAPAGPGKAFGGFSAIGWGEAMRVFASPGPIYEPESARADYWRFARALYAAGFRAGELAYNCFSYHFTPAGSMMETAAHAVGCTVFPGGTGQTEQQVRAIQDLAPSGYTGTPSFLKIILEKSDELGVKLDSLRRALVSGEAFPPSLRDWLAARGIEGYQAYGSADLGMIAFETPAREGLVLGEDIIVEIVRPGTGEPVPAGEVGEVVVTTLNPDYPLVRFGTGDLSAVMPGISPCGRTNTRIKGWMGRADQTTKVRGMFVHPSQVADVARRHPEILRARLVISGSTGSDRMVLKVESQVRDEDLAKRIAESVRDVTKLRSDVEWIDAGGLPNDGKVIDDIRTYE; translated from the coding sequence ATGTCCGAGTTTTTCGATGTACTGGAAACCCGAGCGCCCGAGCAACGCGAGCGCGAACTGATGGCCGCCTTGCCCGGCGCGATCGCGCGGGCCATTGCGCGCGCGCCGGCCATCGCCGAGCAATTGCGCGGCATCGATCCCGCCGCGATCACTTCGCGCGAGGCCCTGGCCCGCTTGCCCGTGCTGCGTAAGCATGAGCTGCTCGAACGCCAGCAGCTCAGCCGTGACGACGCGGCGGCGCCCGCGGGCCCCGGCAAGGCCTTCGGCGGCTTTTCCGCCATCGGCTGGGGCGAAGCGATGCGCGTGTTCGCCTCGCCTGGCCCGATCTACGAACCGGAAAGCGCGCGCGCAGACTATTGGCGCTTTGCCCGCGCCCTGTATGCGGCGGGTTTTCGCGCCGGCGAGCTGGCCTACAACTGCTTTTCGTATCACTTCACCCCGGCCGGCTCGATGATGGAAACGGCGGCGCATGCAGTCGGCTGCACCGTGTTCCCGGGCGGCACCGGGCAGACCGAACAACAGGTGCGAGCGATCCAGGACCTGGCGCCCAGCGGCTATACCGGCACGCCGAGCTTCCTGAAGATCATCCTGGAGAAGTCGGACGAACTGGGCGTGAAACTCGATTCGCTGCGCCGCGCGCTGGTGTCGGGCGAGGCCTTCCCGCCATCGTTGCGCGATTGGCTGGCTGCGCGCGGGATCGAAGGCTATCAGGCCTACGGCAGCGCCGACCTGGGCATGATCGCGTTTGAAACGCCCGCCCGCGAGGGACTGGTGCTGGGCGAGGACATCATCGTCGAGATCGTGCGCCCCGGCACCGGCGAGCCTGTGCCAGCCGGCGAAGTCGGCGAGGTCGTCGTGACCACGCTGAATCCCGATTACCCGCTGGTGCGGTTCGGCACCGGCGACCTGTCGGCGGTGATGCCCGGCATCTCCCCTTGCGGCCGCACCAACACCCGCATCAAGGGCTGGATGGGACGCGCCGACCAGACCACCAAGGTGCGCGGCATGTTCGTCCATCCTTCGCAAGTGGCGGACGTGGCGCGCCGGCACCCCGAGATCCTGCGGGCTCGCCTGGTCATCAGCGGCAGCACGGGCTCGGACCGCATGGTGCTGAAGGTCGAATCGCAGGTTCGCGACGAAGACCTGGCCAAGCGGATCGCCGAATCCGTGCGCGACGTGACCAAGCTGCGCAGCGACGTGGAATGGATAGACGCGGGCGGCCTGCCGAACGACGGCAAGGTCATCGACGACATCAGGACATACGAGTAG
- a CDS encoding ABC transporter ATP-binding protein: MNDANIATATDVPKVLLDVNGIEVIYNHVILVLKGVSLQVPEGKIVALLGANGAGKTTTLRAISNLLKGERGDVTKGHIQYRDQRIEKLSPAELVKRGVVQVMEGRHCFAHLTIEENLLTGAYTRSMSRGDTAAALDKVYQYFPRLKQRRTSQSGYTSGGEQQMTAIGRALMANPNMILLDEPSMGLAPQIVEEIFEIVRDLNQRERVSFLLAEQNTNIALRYADYGYILENGRVMMDGAASDLAQNEDVKEFYLGISSGERKSFRDNKFYRRRKRWLA, encoded by the coding sequence ATGAACGACGCCAATATCGCCACCGCCACAGACGTCCCGAAGGTGCTGCTCGATGTGAACGGCATCGAGGTGATCTACAACCACGTGATCCTGGTGCTCAAGGGCGTGTCCCTGCAAGTGCCGGAAGGCAAGATCGTGGCCCTGCTGGGCGCCAACGGCGCGGGCAAGACCACCACGTTGCGCGCGATCTCGAATCTGCTCAAGGGCGAGCGCGGCGACGTCACCAAGGGTCATATCCAATACCGCGACCAGCGCATCGAGAAGCTGTCGCCGGCGGAACTGGTCAAGCGCGGCGTCGTGCAGGTGATGGAAGGCCGGCATTGCTTTGCCCACCTGACCATCGAGGAAAACCTGCTTACCGGCGCCTATACGCGCAGCATGAGCCGGGGCGACACCGCGGCCGCGCTGGACAAGGTTTACCAGTACTTCCCGCGCCTGAAGCAGCGCCGGACCAGCCAGTCCGGCTATACCTCGGGCGGCGAGCAACAGATGACCGCGATCGGCCGCGCGCTGATGGCCAACCCCAACATGATCCTGCTGGACGAGCCGTCCATGGGACTGGCCCCGCAGATCGTCGAAGAGATCTTCGAGATCGTGCGCGACCTGAACCAGCGCGAGCGCGTCAGCTTCCTGCTGGCCGAGCAGAACACCAACATCGCGCTGCGCTATGCCGACTATGGCTACATCCTCGAGAACGGGCGAGTGATGATGGACGGCGCAGCGTCAGACCTGGCGCAAAACGAAGACGTGAAGGAGTTCTACCTGGGCATATCCAGCGGCGAACGCAAGAGTTTCCGAGACAACAAGTTCTACCGCCGCCGCAAACGCTGGCTGGCCTGA
- a CDS encoding ABC transporter substrate-binding protein has product MEMKRLNLKLAAALVAAAGAVGAVATPAMAAEEQFVPLLVYRTGSFAPLGIPWADGKLDYLKLVNERDGGVNGVKITYEECETAYATDRGVECYERLKGKGTGASGFDTQSTGITFAVSDKAMVDKVPVETMGYGLSQSVDGSVFEWNFPLLGTYWTAADVMIQDIAKKEGGMDKLKGKKIALVYHDSPYGKEPIPLLQKRAAKEGFELVLYPVTAPGVEQKSTWLQIRQARPNYVLLWSAGIMTPTAIREAQASGYPRDKMYAIWWAGSEGDVKDLGDVAKGYNAITVHNSGAEHDKVYDDLKKFVYDKGQGSDKSGKTTLGTIAHTRGMMISMLQVEAIRTAQEKFGKGKALTPEQVRWGFENLNLTQEKLDKLGFGQIMRPVKTSCTNHKGDDWARIVQWDGAKFKVASDWYQADKAILDPMVKESAAKYAKEKNITPRKCE; this is encoded by the coding sequence ATGGAGATGAAGCGTCTTAACCTGAAGTTGGCGGCAGCCCTGGTGGCCGCAGCCGGCGCCGTCGGCGCCGTGGCCACGCCGGCAATGGCGGCCGAAGAGCAGTTCGTTCCGTTGCTGGTGTATCGCACCGGGTCGTTCGCGCCGCTGGGAATTCCATGGGCCGACGGCAAGCTGGACTACCTGAAGCTCGTCAACGAGCGCGACGGCGGCGTCAATGGCGTCAAGATCACGTATGAAGAATGTGAAACCGCCTACGCCACCGACCGCGGCGTGGAATGCTATGAGCGCCTGAAGGGCAAGGGAACCGGCGCCTCGGGCTTCGATACCCAGTCCACCGGCATCACCTTCGCGGTGAGCGACAAGGCCATGGTCGACAAGGTGCCCGTCGAGACGATGGGCTACGGCCTGTCGCAATCGGTGGACGGCAGCGTGTTCGAGTGGAACTTCCCGCTGCTGGGCACGTACTGGACCGCGGCCGACGTGATGATCCAGGACATCGCCAAGAAAGAAGGCGGGATGGATAAGCTCAAGGGCAAGAAGATCGCCCTGGTCTACCACGACTCCCCGTACGGCAAGGAACCGATTCCGCTGCTACAAAAGCGCGCGGCCAAGGAAGGCTTCGAACTGGTGCTGTACCCGGTGACCGCCCCCGGCGTCGAACAGAAGTCGACGTGGCTGCAGATCCGCCAGGCCCGCCCGAACTATGTGCTGCTGTGGAGCGCGGGCATCATGACGCCCACCGCCATCCGCGAAGCGCAGGCCAGCGGCTATCCGCGCGACAAGATGTACGCCATCTGGTGGGCCGGCTCCGAAGGCGACGTCAAGGACCTGGGCGATGTCGCCAAGGGCTACAACGCCATCACCGTGCACAACAGCGGCGCCGAGCACGACAAGGTCTATGACGACCTCAAGAAGTTCGTCTACGACAAGGGCCAGGGTTCGGACAAGTCGGGCAAGACCACGCTCGGCACCATCGCCCACACGCGCGGCATGATGATCTCGATGCTGCAGGTGGAGGCGATACGCACCGCGCAAGAGAAATTCGGCAAGGGCAAGGCGCTGACGCCCGAGCAGGTGCGCTGGGGCTTCGAGAACCTGAACCTGACGCAGGAAAAGCTCGACAAGCTGGGCTTTGGCCAGATCATGCGTCCGGTCAAGACCTCGTGCACCAACCACAAGGGCGACGACTGGGCCCGCATCGTGCAGTGGGACGGCGCGAAGTTCAAGGTTGCCTCCGACTGGTACCAGGCCGACAAGGCGATCCTGGACCCGATGGTCAAGGAATCCGCGGCCAAGTACGCCAAGGAAAAGAACATCACGCCCCGCAAGTGTGAGTAA
- a CDS encoding branched-chain amino acid ABC transporter permease, whose translation MFYRENGQFKTSYRADQQIFPIRQDRVFIWLLLAVAFIAIPAMASDYLLRAILIPFLILSLAAVGLNILVGYCGQISLGTGAFMAVGAYAAWNFGVRFPGMPLVAQILLGGFFATIVGVIFGIPSLRIRGLYLAVATLAAQFFVDWAFLRIPFFTNYSSSGNVSVPPLTAFGLPVQTAMQKYLFVLILVVIFSLLAKNLVRGAIGRQWMAIRDMDVAASVIGIRPMYAKLTAFAVSSFIVGVAGALWGYIHLGSWEPLAFDLTRSFQLLFMVIIGGLGSIIGSFFGAAFIVLVPVALSNIPHMLGLPLSVDTAAHIEHMVFGALIVFFLIAEPHGLARLWSIGKEKLRIWPFPH comes from the coding sequence ATGTTCTATCGCGAAAACGGCCAATTCAAGACCAGCTATCGCGCTGACCAGCAGATCTTTCCGATCCGCCAGGACCGCGTCTTCATCTGGCTGCTGCTGGCGGTGGCGTTCATCGCCATCCCGGCGATGGCCAGCGACTACCTGCTGCGCGCCATTCTTATCCCATTCCTGATCCTGTCGCTGGCCGCCGTGGGCCTGAACATCCTGGTGGGCTATTGCGGCCAGATCTCGCTGGGCACCGGCGCCTTCATGGCGGTGGGCGCCTACGCGGCGTGGAACTTCGGCGTGCGCTTTCCGGGCATGCCGCTGGTCGCCCAGATCCTGCTGGGCGGATTCTTCGCCACCATCGTGGGCGTGATATTCGGCATACCCAGCCTGCGCATCCGGGGCCTGTACCTGGCGGTGGCCACGCTGGCCGCGCAGTTCTTCGTGGACTGGGCGTTCCTGCGCATCCCCTTCTTCACCAACTACTCGTCGTCCGGCAACGTGTCGGTGCCGCCGCTGACGGCCTTTGGCCTGCCGGTGCAGACCGCCATGCAGAAGTACCTGTTCGTGCTGATCCTGGTGGTGATCTTCAGCCTGCTGGCCAAGAACCTGGTGCGCGGCGCCATCGGCCGCCAGTGGATGGCGATCCGCGACATGGACGTGGCCGCCTCCGTCATCGGCATCCGCCCCATGTACGCCAAGCTCACGGCGTTCGCCGTCAGCTCGTTCATCGTCGGCGTGGCCGGCGCCTTGTGGGGCTACATCCACCTGGGTTCGTGGGAGCCGCTGGCGTTCGACCTGACGCGTTCGTTCCAGTTGCTGTTCATGGTGATCATCGGCGGGCTGGGGTCGATCATCGGCAGCTTCTTCGGCGCGGCGTTCATCGTGCTGGTGCCGGTGGCGCTGTCCAATATTCCTCACATGCTGGGCCTGCCGCTGTCGGTGGATACCGCGGCCCACATCGAACACATGGTGTTCGGCGCGCTGATCGTGTTCTTCCTGATCGCCGAGCCCCATGGCCTGGCGCGGTTGTGGAGCATCGGCAAGGAGAAGCTGAGGATATGGCCTTTCCCGCACTGA
- a CDS encoding branched-chain amino acid ABC transporter permease has product MGFFLETLLGGLMSGMMYALIGLGFVLIFKASGVFNFAQGAMVLVAALAMARFSEWIPRWLGFDNMILANVLAFIVSAIVMFLLAVAIERFVLRHLVNQEATTLLMATLGISYFLDGLGQITFGSSVYSINVGMPKDPLMILDSVFEGGLLINLEDLTAAVIAALLVAALALFFQYTSTGRALRAVADDHQAAQSIGIPLNRIWVIVWCVAGLVALVAGIIWGSKFGVQFTLSTAALRALPVVILGGLTSVPGAILGGLIIGVGEKLSEVYLGSLVGGGIEIWFAYVLALVFLLFRPQGLFGEKIIDRV; this is encoded by the coding sequence ATGGGATTTTTTCTAGAGACCTTATTGGGCGGCCTGATGAGCGGCATGATGTATGCGCTGATCGGCCTGGGTTTTGTGTTGATCTTCAAGGCGTCCGGCGTCTTCAACTTCGCGCAGGGCGCCATGGTGCTGGTCGCCGCGCTGGCCATGGCGCGCTTCTCGGAATGGATACCGCGCTGGCTCGGCTTCGACAACATGATCCTGGCCAACGTGCTGGCGTTCATCGTCAGCGCCATCGTGATGTTCCTGCTGGCTGTCGCGATCGAACGCTTCGTGCTGCGCCACCTGGTCAACCAGGAGGCCACCACCTTGCTGATGGCCACCCTGGGCATCAGCTACTTCCTGGACGGCCTGGGGCAGATCACGTTCGGCAGCTCGGTGTATTCCATCAACGTGGGCATGCCCAAGGATCCGCTGATGATCCTGGACTCCGTCTTCGAGGGCGGGCTGCTCATCAACCTTGAAGACCTGACGGCCGCGGTCATCGCCGCGCTGCTGGTGGCGGCGCTGGCCCTCTTCTTCCAGTACACCTCGACCGGCCGCGCATTGCGCGCGGTGGCCGACGACCACCAGGCCGCGCAATCCATCGGCATCCCGCTCAACCGCATCTGGGTGATCGTGTGGTGCGTGGCGGGCCTGGTGGCGCTGGTGGCGGGCATCATCTGGGGATCGAAGTTCGGCGTGCAGTTCACGCTGTCCACCGCGGCGCTGCGGGCGTTGCCGGTGGTGATCCTGGGCGGCCTGACCTCGGTGCCGGGCGCCATCCTGGGCGGCCTGATCATCGGCGTCGGTGAAAAGCTGTCCGAGGTCTATCTGGGGTCGCTCGTGGGCGGCGGCATCGAAATCTGGTTCGCCTATGTGCTGGCGCTGGTGTTCCTGCTGTTCCGTCCGCAAGGGCTGTTCGGCGAGAAGATCATTGATCGCGTCTAG
- a CDS encoding ABC transporter ATP-binding protein — MSNNDRDQRIGDVMLDMQNISLSFGGVKALTDISFNVREHEIRAIIGPNGAGKSSMLNVINGVYTPQQGGIEFRGERFSRMNPRRAAEMGIARTFQNLALFKGMSVLDNIMTGRNLRMTSGLLAQAFRLGPAEREEIQHREFVENIVDFLEIQAYRKTPVGRLPYGLQKRVDLGRALAMEPRLLLLDEPMAGMNIEEKQDMSRFILDVNDEFGTTIVLIEHDMGVVMDISDRVVVLDYGKKIGDGKPDEVRANEDVIRAYLGVSH, encoded by the coding sequence ATGAGCAACAACGACCGCGACCAGCGTATCGGCGATGTCATGCTGGACATGCAGAACATCTCCCTGTCCTTTGGCGGCGTGAAGGCGCTGACGGACATCTCCTTCAACGTGCGCGAACACGAGATCCGCGCAATCATCGGTCCCAACGGCGCCGGCAAGAGCTCGATGCTCAACGTCATCAACGGGGTCTACACGCCGCAGCAGGGCGGCATCGAATTCCGCGGCGAACGCTTTTCCAGGATGAATCCGCGCCGCGCCGCCGAAATGGGCATCGCGCGCACCTTCCAGAATCTTGCGCTCTTCAAGGGCATGAGCGTGCTGGACAACATCATGACCGGCCGCAACCTGCGCATGACCAGCGGACTGCTGGCGCAGGCGTTCCGCCTCGGGCCGGCGGAACGCGAGGAAATCCAGCATCGCGAATTCGTCGAGAACATCGTCGACTTCCTGGAGATCCAGGCCTACCGCAAGACGCCCGTCGGCCGCCTGCCCTACGGCCTGCAAAAGCGCGTGGACCTGGGCCGCGCGCTGGCGATGGAGCCGCGCCTGCTGCTGCTGGACGAACCGATGGCCGGCATGAACATCGAGGAAAAGCAGGACATGAGCCGCTTCATCCTGGATGTGAATGACGAATTCGGCACCACCATCGTGCTGATCGAACACGACATGGGCGTGGTCATGGATATTTCGGACCGCGTGGTGGTGCTGGACTACGGCAAGAAGATCGGCGACGGCAAGCCCGACGAGGTTCGAGCCAACGAAGATGTCATACGCGCCTATCTCGGCGTGTCGCACTGA
- a CDS encoding AMP-dependent synthetase/ligase, producing MAHSSPASAQMPAALDTFPALLFAHANVRGSRPAIREKDLGIWQTLTWSEVAEHVRHVAQGLAALGIQPGMHVAVIGENRPRLYMAMMAAQSLGAIPVPLYQDAVAQEMVYVLQDAEISVAVVEDQEQVDKMIEVRGQCPALKRVVFDDPRGLRHYSDPMLLSYEQLEEQGRQYAAQHPEFFERAIAAVQPQDAAAMFYTSGTTGKPKGVVLTHHALIDRARAVSDMEKLTDQEDVLAYLPPAWIGQNMFSYTQLLVTGFTVNHPESPDTVSIDMRDIGPTYYFAPPRVLEGLLTHVMIRMEDAGYIKRKLFGACMKLARRVGTRILDGESVNAWDRLRYALGNALIYGPLRNALGMSRVRVAYTAGEAIGPDLFVFYRSIGINLKQLYGSTETSVFVCVQPDGKVRDDTVGPPVEGVEIRVADNGEILVKSPGLFKEYYRNPDATAEARSADGWFHTGDAGYLDTDGQLKIIDRAKDVGKLADGSLFAPKYIENKLKFFQHIKEAVAFGADREDVCAFINIDLEAVGNWAERRGLAYAGYTDLAAKDEVYQLIAECVEQVNADLATDPKLAASQVSRFLILHKELDPDDDELTRTRKVRRAFIAQKYGVLIDALFGGKQSQFIETEVKFEDGRSGKISADLKIRPVKTFPPITARAA from the coding sequence GTGGCACATTCATCGCCCGCATCTGCACAGATGCCGGCGGCGCTGGACACCTTTCCAGCGCTGCTGTTCGCGCATGCCAACGTTCGCGGGTCGCGGCCCGCGATACGAGAGAAAGATCTGGGGATCTGGCAAACCCTTACTTGGTCCGAAGTGGCGGAGCATGTCCGCCACGTCGCGCAAGGCCTTGCCGCGCTCGGCATCCAGCCCGGCATGCACGTCGCCGTCATCGGCGAAAACCGTCCCCGCTTGTACATGGCCATGATGGCCGCGCAATCGCTGGGCGCGATTCCCGTGCCGCTCTACCAGGACGCCGTCGCGCAGGAGATGGTCTACGTGCTGCAGGATGCCGAGATCAGCGTCGCCGTGGTGGAAGACCAGGAACAGGTCGACAAGATGATCGAGGTGCGCGGGCAATGCCCCGCCCTCAAGCGCGTGGTGTTCGACGATCCGCGCGGCCTGCGCCATTACTCCGACCCGATGCTGCTGTCGTATGAACAGCTTGAGGAGCAGGGCCGCCAGTATGCCGCGCAGCATCCCGAATTCTTCGAGCGCGCCATCGCCGCCGTGCAGCCGCAAGACGCCGCCGCCATGTTCTATACCTCGGGCACGACGGGCAAGCCCAAGGGCGTGGTGCTGACGCACCATGCCCTGATCGACCGCGCGCGCGCCGTGTCCGACATGGAAAAGCTGACCGACCAGGAAGACGTGCTGGCGTACCTGCCGCCCGCCTGGATCGGCCAGAACATGTTCTCGTACACACAGCTGCTGGTCACCGGCTTCACGGTGAACCATCCGGAATCGCCAGACACCGTGTCGATCGACATGCGCGACATCGGCCCCACCTATTACTTCGCGCCGCCGCGCGTGCTCGAAGGTCTTCTGACGCATGTGATGATCCGCATGGAAGACGCGGGCTACATCAAGCGCAAACTGTTTGGCGCATGCATGAAACTGGCGCGCCGCGTCGGCACCCGGATCCTGGATGGCGAGTCCGTCAACGCCTGGGACCGCCTGCGCTACGCGCTGGGCAATGCGCTGATCTACGGCCCGCTGCGCAACGCGCTGGGCATGAGCCGCGTGCGCGTGGCTTATACGGCGGGCGAGGCCATCGGCCCCGACCTCTTCGTGTTCTACCGCTCGATCGGCATCAACCTGAAGCAGTTGTACGGCTCAACGGAAACCTCCGTCTTCGTGTGCGTGCAGCCCGACGGCAAGGTGCGCGACGACACGGTCGGCCCGCCCGTCGAGGGCGTCGAGATCCGCGTGGCCGACAACGGCGAGATCCTGGTGAAGAGCCCGGGTCTGTTCAAGGAGTACTACCGCAATCCGGACGCCACGGCCGAGGCGCGCAGCGCCGACGGCTGGTTCCACACGGGCGACGCCGGCTACCTGGACACCGACGGCCAGCTGAAGATCATCGACCGCGCCAAGGACGTGGGCAAGCTTGCCGATGGCAGCCTGTTCGCGCCCAAGTACATCGAGAACAAGCTCAAGTTCTTCCAGCACATCAAGGAAGCGGTGGCATTCGGCGCCGACCGCGAGGACGTGTGCGCCTTCATCAACATCGACCTGGAAGCCGTGGGCAACTGGGCCGAACGGCGCGGCCTGGCCTATGCCGGCTACACCGACCTTGCGGCCAAGGATGAGGTCTACCAGCTGATCGCGGAATGCGTGGAGCAGGTCAACGCCGACCTGGCCACCGATCCCAAGCTGGCGGCCTCGCAGGTCAGCCGCTTCCTGATCCTGCACAAGGAACTGGACCCCGACGACGACGAACTGACCCGCACGCGCAAGGTGCGCCGCGCCTTCATCGCGCAGAAGTATGGCGTGCTGATCGACGCGCTCTTTGGCGGCAAGCAGTCGCAGTTCATCGAGACCGAAGTCAAGTTCGAAGACGGACGCAGCGGCAAGATCTCGGCGGATCTGAAGATCCGCCCGGTCAAGACGTTTCCCCCCATAACCGCCCGAGCCGCGTAG
- a CDS encoding Crp/Fnr family transcriptional regulator, with amino-acid sequence MQLSDSLQLAAAWFRVLNGEQQSRVERDLTVQQVAAGSIIERKGELAQAWIGVLAGLVKVSVGNSEGKVASLTGVPAGGWIGEGSLLKREIRKYDIVALRESVVARLPGATFDWLLDNSIPFNRYLLHQLNERVAQFIGKAEYDRLLDPDARVARCLAELFNPLLYPGMGMRLTITQEEVGYLARVSRQRANQALRKLEEAGLLNVEYGAVRVLDLDGLKQYGSDRGAVEGAQAA; translated from the coding sequence ATGCAGCTATCCGACTCCCTTCAACTCGCCGCTGCCTGGTTTCGCGTGCTCAATGGCGAGCAGCAATCGCGCGTCGAGCGCGACCTCACCGTGCAGCAGGTGGCTGCCGGATCGATCATAGAGCGCAAAGGTGAACTCGCCCAGGCTTGGATTGGCGTATTGGCGGGGCTGGTCAAGGTTTCCGTGGGTAATTCGGAAGGCAAGGTGGCCTCGTTGACCGGGGTGCCCGCGGGCGGATGGATCGGCGAAGGGTCGCTGCTCAAGCGCGAAATCCGCAAATACGACATCGTGGCCTTGCGCGAGTCGGTGGTGGCGCGCCTGCCGGGCGCAACGTTCGACTGGCTGCTGGATAACAGCATTCCGTTCAATCGCTACCTGCTGCATCAATTGAACGAGCGCGTGGCGCAGTTCATCGGCAAGGCGGAGTACGACCGTCTGCTGGATCCCGATGCGCGCGTGGCCCGCTGTCTGGCCGAGCTCTTCAATCCTTTGCTGTATCCCGGCATGGGCATGCGCCTGACCATTACGCAGGAAGAAGTCGGTTATCTGGCCAGGGTGTCCCGCCAGCGCGCCAATCAGGCGCTGCGCAAGCTCGAAGAGGCGGGGCTGCTGAACGTCGAGTACGGGGCGGTCCGGGTGCTGGACCTGGACGGTCTGAAGCAATATGGATCGGACCGCGGCGCGGTCGAGGGTGCGCAGGCGGCGTAA
- a CDS encoding MarR family winged helix-turn-helix transcriptional regulator — protein MKSRSKPKGAFNPLLLDSQLCFALYSTSLAMNKVYRKLLRGLDLTYPQYLVMLVLWEGDDLTVTDIGDRLFLDSATLTPLLKRLEAAGLVTRKRAQDDERQVIVSLTRQGRELREQAEAVPHSIAAAAQCTLDEAQGMMKALHALRQKLVDSL, from the coding sequence ATGAAATCCAGATCCAAACCCAAGGGCGCTTTCAACCCGCTGCTGCTGGACAGCCAGCTCTGCTTCGCCTTGTACTCGACCTCGCTGGCGATGAACAAGGTGTACCGCAAGCTGCTGCGCGGGTTGGACCTGACCTATCCGCAGTATCTGGTGATGCTGGTGCTGTGGGAGGGCGACGACCTGACGGTGACGGATATCGGCGACCGCCTGTTCCTGGATTCCGCCACGCTGACGCCGCTCTTGAAGCGCCTGGAGGCCGCGGGTCTGGTGACCCGCAAGCGCGCCCAGGACGACGAGCGGCAGGTGATCGTCAGCCTCACCCGCCAAGGCCGCGAGCTGCGTGAGCAGGCCGAAGCCGTGCCGCACTCCATCGCGGCCGCGGCGCAGTGCACGCTGGACGAGGCGCAGGGCATGATGAAGGCGCTGCATGCATTGCGGCAGAAGCTGGTCGACAGTCTTTGA